A single window of Anopheles bellator unplaced genomic scaffold, idAnoBellAS_SP24_06.2 scaffold00313_ctg1, whole genome shotgun sequence DNA harbors:
- the LOC131214235 gene encoding uncharacterized protein LOC131214235: MLVDATCNASTALNKLLLGNIFWLFLEEANGTEPVTISDGSKGTLQTLYSERLRKLQALPYTNIVIGSRNEGGCWQLFEAFRFPSQSFLVMEEIAVILQPADNVEETLRAGLEHLRKQNHRRRNMNGFRMSCAGAVTAPEYYKGPDDTTDTIHDVYMRSNFPIIKGLMQDMNFTINMIQVDSGGWKKNGTFTTGLFGKFQNRSIEIGCTGALMRTERLEVVDFLA; the protein is encoded by the exons ATGTTGGTGGACGCAACGTGTAACGCT AGTACAGCGTTGAATAAATTGCTGCTAGGAAATATATTTTGGCTATTTCTTGAAGAAgcaaatggaaccgaaccAGTTACAATCTCGGATGGTAGTAAGGGAACTCTGCAAACGCTGTACAGCGAGCGACTTCGCAAACTGCAGGCGCTACCGTACACAAACATTGTAATAGGATCACGTAACGAAGGAGGTTGCTGGCAACTGTTCGAAGCGTTTAGGTTCCCTTCACAATCCTTCTTAGTCATGGAAGAAATCGCCGTCATCCTCCAGCCTGCGGATAACGTCGAAGAAACTTTAAGGGCTGGTTTGGAACATTTGAGGAAACAGAATCACCGGCGACGCAACATGAACGGATTTCGAATGTCATGTGCCGGTGCA GTAACTGCCCCAGAATACTATAAGGGGCCAGACGATACGACAGATACCATTCACGATGTGTATATGAGGTCCAATTTCCCTATCATCAAAGGGTTGATGCAGGATATGAACTTTACTATTAACATGATTCAAGTAGATTCGGGTGGCTGGAAGAAGAATGGCACTTTCACCACTGGCCTTTTCGGCAAGTTCCAGAACCGTTCGATTGAGATAGGTTGCACGGGGGCTCTGATGCGCACCGAACGCCTGGAGGTGGTAGATTTCCTGGCCG